In Canis lupus baileyi chromosome 19, mCanLup2.hap1, whole genome shotgun sequence, the sequence aactattacaaaaaaagaaaagtcattgtTCAAAGGCAAACATTCAATTCAGTTGATACAACATTACAGTACAGTCAACTAACATCATTCAATAAAGTAACAAGTCTAGTCTTAGCTTCTTGAGTTAAAAGTCTGTAGACCAGATTGCTACAAAAGGTTCAATGCTGCttcacactgtatgttagcttTTTGGAGGACATGATACTTTCTACTGATGGCTTCAGAAGAAGGGGTAAAAGCACAGGGGAACCCCAACCTCTCATTAATcattttattgagcattttaGTTAGATCAGCATTATTGAGTTTAGCACaacaactaaaacaaaataataataataataataataatataataataataatcataataatgataagaataaaaaccaaacacaaactgGAAGCCTAGAGATGCTGCCAGCCGTGTCAAACCCTTGCGATACGCTATactaaaaaaatttgaaatatccACCCGTCCTCTCCACTCTGCCACAAACTAGCAAAGTCAAAAATACAAAAGTCTTCAACTTGTTACTTTTGCAGAATAAAGCAAAAACGTCTTTGTGCTCCTTACTACCAGAAGCAAAATATCCACTGAGTTACCACATGTAATAGCTTCTGGATGTGTCAACCTGGGTTGGCTTGGTGTCTGCAGAACCATCTTTGTCTTTCTCGCTGTCACCTTCCCAGAGGTTAATGAGTGGTGGGTACAGCTCATTTAGCGGGATTGAAGAAGTTTTTTGCATATACTTTTTTAATGAATGGTGGTAGTTTTTTCTCTTAAACCTTTTAGCAATGTACACAGCAATGGACGCAAGGCTAATGACGGCAAACATGGATCCCATTACTGCAGCAAGGGCTGTACTTGTTTCTTGATCAGAAATGTCCAGTGCAAAGGCGGCATTTTTAGTTGTGACGTTAACACATGATTTTTGAGTCTGTTGATGAATATTAGACACTGTGAGACACACTTCATAATCTGTGGAAGGCTGCAAATGTGTTAGGTTGTACTCATGAACATCTACTGGGACCCTGGCAGTATATGTTATGTGAGGATTGTCAATTTTCATGGTGGCAGATGACCATTTTAAGTTTGAGGTCATGACATTGGAATTAACTTTCCAGGACACTAAAATAGAATGAGATTCGGtctgctttacatatattttcagcACCTGGGTACCATCCAGAAGGGTTCCATTAACCTTAATTGTTACCACACGTGTGTCGGCCCCTTCCACGTTCTGGGCAACACAAGTGTATCTTCCTGAGTCTTCAATTTGTATGTTAGATATTTCTAAAGTACCTTCACTACTTAGCTTGTATTTATCTGAAAGTGTATCCACAGTTATCTTATTTCCAAGAGGAGTGACCCAGTAAATTTCAGGTTCTGGCTCAGCCATGGCCCTACAGTCTAGGAAAACTGTTGTGCCAATATCCATGTTTAAATGATTTGGAAATGTGTCATGAGATATCATTGGGAGACACTGTTCACTTGAATCCTGGATTAAAACTTCCTTTACCTGCTGCCCTCTATATTCAGGAGGCATGGCACAGAACATGGACAAAGGCTCCATGAAACGGATGTTGGTCTTGTTGGAGTTAATCCAATGGATGACACAATCACACCTCAGGGGATTGCTGTGGATACTGATCTCACGAAGATTGGGAAGAGACTCTACTGTCTTTTGGTAAACGGCATTCAAGGCATTATTGTTCAACATTAAGCTTTCCAGGGCAGGAACACTTCGAAAAGCCAAACGGTGGATATAAGATAATTTGGGGTTATTGGTGGCTTCTAACTTTGTGAGTTCAGGCAAGTTATCAAGGGCATAGCGATCCACAGAAACAAGTTCCCCCATATTGTTGATTCCCAGTTCTTTTAGCCGGAGCATATTTTTGAAATCCCCTTCTTGGATTTTGTGAATAGGGTTTTTGTTGAGgtctaagaattttaaatttggaaCCTTTTGCAGGGCAAGTTGAGGGACTTTGACCAGCTTGTTGTCATAAAAGGACAGGCTTTCAAGGCTATCCAAGCCCACCAAGGCATTTCCAGGAATATCAGTGAGATACATTCCTGCCAAAACCAGGCTTCTCAAATTTGAGAGGGGTTTAAAGTTCATATCTAGAATTCCAATCACAGGGTTTTCCCCAATCATGAGAATTTCCAGATTAGGTGTTGAATCAAACCAGCGGCTATCGATAACTTTCaatttattggagttcaagtGGAgccttaaaagattttttaagccTGAAAAAGCATTAGCAGAAATAGTGCTAATCTGGTTATGGTTGATATAGAGTTCTTGAAGGTTGCTAAGGTCTTGCAGACAGTAATCAGTCATTTCTGTAATCTGATTTTCCTCCAAATGTAAAGTAGTGAGTTGGGTCAGGTTTGCCAGCCCTACCTCcttaatatttgtaaagttgTTTTGGGAGAAATCTAGCTCAGTCAAGTTGAAAAGCTGCTGGAGCTCATCCACAGTCTTTGCGATGTTATTGCTCTGTAAGAGAAGCACTTGAGTGTCACTAGAAAGGTTGCTGGGAATCTTTGTTAAGCGGAGATCATTGCAATCAACAGTAGTGGCTTCTCTGTATGTGGACTGTGGGGTAAACCAGGGCCTAATTTCACATACACAGAGTTGTGGACACTCACTATTTTGTAGGGAAGACACAGTTAATGAAGTCATTAGCAAGCCCAGCACCAGTTGGCAAGCTGCTAAAACAAAGCTCATCCTAGCCATGCTGGGATGAGCCAAGCTCAACTCAGAATGAGCCAAGCTCAACTCCTGACACTCCAAAGTTTCAACAAAAGGTGAACACTATATAGTGGTATATAGGACAGCAAGCAGAAAATGTAAACATCCAGGCAAAGTCTTGGTTGAGATGTGTATAATTCCGGAGTCCGAAGGGATGGTTTTCAGGAGTTTTCAAAGGTAGGAATGAATTGGGAGTCTTTTAACTGTGTCTCTCAACTCCAGGCATGCCCACAGCTCTGTGGTATAAGTTACTTCAGCCAAATCAAAGTCTGGAGATGTGCCTGAAAATTAGATTAGGACAGGAGTTATGttttttccacatattttctaatattatagCCTTTCTGTTGTCTACTAAAAAGGCATAATCACAAATCTATTAACAAAATCTTCAAAGTAACTATACAAGCTTTTAAATTACAATATACTTTCCTATATTCTACTTACTACACTAAAACTACCACTTTTACAATTTAATTGGGTAAAATCATCAAATGCACACAAATACTCACAGTTAATAGGGACACTCAGAAGAACACACAGATGtcatctctttaaaaacaaagttatcagggcacctgggtggctcagtggttgagtgtctgccttcggctctgggcatgatcccggggtcctgagattgagtcctgcatcaggctcccagtagggagcctgcttctccctctgcctatgtctctgcctctctcggtctctcatgaataaataagtaagatcttaaaaaaaaaaaaaaaaaaaaagctgactttaaaaattgcctttcaaagctctaaaaaaaatcaaaaggtcaAAAGCAAAACATGAAAGGCAGTTTATAAAAGACTCAAAgttcatttttagttatttatattttattttcttttttaaaaaagattctatttatttgagagagaaagagagatgcagGCTGCCCatgaagcagggagtctgataggCGGCTCcagcccagaaccctgggatcatgacctgagccaaaggcagccgcttaactgactgagccacccaggtgcccctaactttttatattttaactaattttttaaatttgttttcagcagtttttcatttccaaaatggTATATTCTGTAGATATATTCAGCTAGTGCTTttctagctattatttttatgcaAGAAATTAATTGAACACAACTAGGAAAAGAAagtatcggggatccctgggtggcgcagtggtttagcgcctgcctttggcccagggcgcgatcctggagacccgggatcgaatcccacatcgggctcccggtgcatgcagcctgcttctccctctgcctgtgtctctgcctctctctctctctgtgtgactatcataaataaataaaaattaaaaaaaaaaaagaaaagaaagtatcgGTTTTCCTTATATTCTAACAGTCACAGCTGATCTTGACTGAATAAAATAGTCAAAGGATTTTACTTCACTATTATCACCAATCTTCGTAAAAAACAAACATACTTACACATGTTTAATTTCAACAATCTCGTGGGAATGTCACTGGACACTTAGTAGCTATAAAGCATGGATATGTTCTTTAGTATCTTGAAGCCTCAGCTTCTTCAACTATATAAAATAGAACTGGGTTgggggggatccttgggtggctcagcggtttagtgcctgcctttggcccagggcatgatcctggagtcctgggattgagtcccacatcaggctccctgcatggagcctgcttctctctctgcctgtgtctctgcctctctctctgtgtctctcatgaataaataaataaaatctttttaaaaaaataggactgGTCATTAAGATTATCAAGGGAATTAAAGGAATCTATATAAAGCTCACAAAAGTTAATTACATTTGTTGCCATACTTTTAAAgggcgagagaggcagagggagaggagagaaacttAAACAGTCTCCATGCCTAGTGTGTGAGCCTGACAACAGTGCTTGAGCTCATAAtcatgagatcatggcctaagctgaaagcaggaatcagacacttaactgactgagccactcaggtgtccctcttgtCATCTTATTATATCTCTCTTCCTTATCAGTTTTAGTTGAATAGTGGTTGTTAGAGgacaaataaatgaaggaaaactgagggcatttgattttatttagtcatcatCTATTGCTTTTAATAAGGTCTTCTGAGGTCAAATATGTATTGCACATCTGCTTATAAAGATAATATTAGCAGTTAATGGTTCTAGTTTTCTGGATTCCAATCAGGTATAAAAAGCCTCTGTGGGTCCATTGTCTATCTTGCTTTCTCAAAACTAGGCCAGTCACTTGCTAAgctattaaaaatagagttatatGTTTCCTTACATTTGTCTTTCTATAATGAACGTCAGCTTTGAGTACTGAAGGACCTTCAGTGACTAGTGTTTTCTTTAGCCTCATAAAATTACTGTAAAGATTcaataaaatatagcatataatgTACTTGAAGTCTAGTGTCCAACACATAGCAAGCATTTGATTCATATTAGCTATTACTATGTACTTTGCAAAACATAGTTATCCTTGTGATTGACCAGAAAGTAAACTAATAGCCAGTAAACAAGTAGCCAGTCCTAAAAGTTCTATTATTTGTCATATTTTAGTAGAAAGAATGTAAGCTTTTCCTTGATGATTAGGAACAATGTAAGGATGCCCAGTCTAGCCACTTCTATTCAACTTagtattggaagttctagccagaacaattagacaacaagaagaaataaagcatccaaactggaaattaagaaataaaattccttttgcAGATGGTACAATCTCacatgtagaaaaccct encodes:
- the LRRN1 gene encoding leucine-rich repeat neuronal protein 1; the protein is MARMSFVLAACQLVLGLLMTSLTVSSLQNSECPQLCVCEIRPWFTPQSTYREATTVDCNDLRLTKIPSNLSSDTQVLLLQSNNIAKTVDELQQLFNLTELDFSQNNFTNIKEVGLANLTQLTTLHLEENQITEMTDYCLQDLSNLQELYINHNQISTISANAFSGLKNLLRLHLNSNKLKVIDSRWFDSTPNLEILMIGENPVIGILDMNFKPLSNLRSLVLAGMYLTDIPGNALVGLDSLESLSFYDNKLVKVPQLALQKVPNLKFLDLNKNPIHKIQEGDFKNMLRLKELGINNMGELVSVDRYALDNLPELTKLEATNNPKLSYIHRLAFRSVPALESLMLNNNALNAVYQKTVESLPNLREISIHSNPLRCDCVIHWINSNKTNIRFMEPLSMFCAMPPEYRGQQVKEVLIQDSSEQCLPMISHDTFPNHLNMDIGTTVFLDCRAMAEPEPEIYWVTPLGNKITVDTLSDKYKLSSEGTLEISNIQIEDSGRYTCVAQNVEGADTRVVTIKVNGTLLDGTQVLKIYVKQTESHSILVSWKVNSNVMTSNLKWSSATMKIDNPHITYTARVPVDVHEYNLTHLQPSTDYEVCLTVSNIHQQTQKSCVNVTTKNAAFALDISDQETSTALAAVMGSMFAVISLASIAVYIAKRFKRKNYHHSLKKYMQKTSSIPLNELYPPLINLWEGDSEKDKDGSADTKPTQVDTSRSYYMW